A stretch of the Limnochordia bacterium genome encodes the following:
- the amrA gene encoding AmmeMemoRadiSam system protein A yields MAHPLVEIAKHAVNTYVREGRVVPPKGVFTTPAAAFVSLHRNGSLRGCMGTIEPTKPSVEEEVIANAISAATRDPRFLPVKVTELEDLHYAVDVLSTPEEINSVAMLDPKEYGVIISFGTRKGVLLPDLPGIDRPEKQVEIARQKAGIPENADYRLSRFQVDRYS; encoded by the coding sequence GTGGCTCATCCTCTAGTTGAAATAGCCAAACATGCTGTAAACACCTACGTGAGGGAAGGACGGGTGGTTCCGCCCAAGGGAGTCTTTACTACTCCTGCCGCGGCTTTTGTTTCATTACACAGGAATGGCAGCCTGCGGGGCTGTATGGGGACGATTGAACCGACTAAGCCTTCTGTAGAAGAAGAGGTCATCGCCAATGCAATCAGTGCTGCAACCCGGGATCCCCGATTCTTACCAGTTAAGGTAACTGAACTGGAGGATCTGCACTATGCGGTGGATGTGTTAAGTACACCCGAAGAGATTAACAGTGTGGCCATGTTAGACCCTAAGGAATACGGAGTAATTATCAGTTTTGGTACGCGGAAGGGCGTGTTATTACCTGATCTACCCGGGATAGATCGCCCAGAGAAGCAAGTTGAGATTGCTAGGCAAAAGGCGGGGATTCCGGAGAACGCAGATTACCGACTATCCAGGTTCCAGGTGGATAGGTATTCCTAG
- the amrS gene encoding AmmeMemoRadiSam system radical SAM enzyme — protein MDKVSRYQRRSEDSVRCMLCPHYCLLHPGERGRCVGRQNNQGRLISSNYGQVAALALDPIEKKPLYHFHPGGQILSLGTTGCNFRCSFCQNWEISQRETTTKYYDPEEIVVMAEGLSDCLGLAFTYSEPMIWYDFVYDTAMLAKNANLNNILITNGFVNKKPLQRLLQCIDGVNLDIKSFSPDFYRKYCGGMLSAVLDSAIVIKEQCHLEITYLIIPDLNDDADEITKFSYWVADNLGQETPVHFTRYFPEFRLSLSPTPVETLWKAKELAERVLEYVYLGNVADGSGTYCPECGRLVITREGYRISSILEDDKCPECGRIVVYS, from the coding sequence ATGGATAAGGTGAGTAGGTACCAAAGGCGAAGCGAAGACTCTGTTCGTTGTATGCTGTGTCCCCACTATTGTCTACTGCATCCAGGGGAGAGGGGACGTTGCGTGGGGCGGCAGAACAACCAGGGTCGACTGATCTCCTCTAATTACGGACAGGTGGCAGCTTTGGCCCTGGATCCGATCGAGAAGAAGCCTTTGTACCATTTCCATCCTGGTGGCCAGATTCTATCCTTAGGGACCACTGGCTGCAATTTCCGCTGTTCATTCTGCCAAAACTGGGAGATCTCCCAAAGAGAGACAACCACAAAATACTATGATCCCGAAGAGATTGTTGTTATGGCTGAGGGCTTAAGCGATTGTCTGGGCTTGGCCTTTACATATTCAGAGCCGATGATTTGGTATGATTTCGTCTATGATACCGCAATGCTGGCGAAAAACGCCAATTTGAACAACATATTGATTACAAACGGATTTGTGAACAAGAAACCGCTGCAGCGATTGCTTCAATGTATAGATGGGGTTAATCTGGACATCAAGTCCTTTTCCCCCGATTTCTACCGGAAGTATTGTGGGGGCATGCTATCTGCTGTATTAGATAGTGCCATCGTAATCAAGGAACAGTGTCATTTGGAGATCACCTACCTGATTATCCCCGATCTTAACGATGATGCAGATGAGATCACGAAATTCTCTTACTGGGTCGCAGATAACCTTGGTCAAGAGACACCGGTTCACTTTACCCGGTATTTCCCTGAGTTCAGATTGAGCCTATCCCCTACACCTGTGGAGACACTGTGGAAGGCAAAGGAACTTGCGGAAAGGGTGCTGGAATATGTTTATCTAGGTAACGTTGCAGATGGATCAGGCACCTACTGCCCCGAGTGTGGTAGACTTGTTATCACCAGGGAGGGCTACCGGATTAGTAGCATCCTTGAAGATGACAAGTGTCCTGAATGCGGTCGGATAGTAGTCTATAGCTAG